AAGTAATGCTTTCGCCGACTTTAGGAAGTTGAACATAGACAATGTCACCGAGTGCGGCTTGTGCGAAGTCCGTAATTCCCATTGTGTAGAGATTTCCAGTTGAACTTACCCACTCATGCTCTTTGGTGTAGTGCAAACCTTCAGGAATTGATGACACGTGTTCCCCTCATCTGCGAAAAGCCTTCGCGTCCATAACTTATACCTGTTGCAATGTAGAGGGCAATCCCCCAGATGGCAAAACTCCACCCCAAAACAAAGGCGATGGTGCCCAGAGATGAGTCACTTTTAGCCAAAAGTAAAAACGGGAAGGCATACATAAGGTTAAAGGTTGCCGCCTTGCCCAAATAGGTAACTGTGAACGGTGCCAGGCCTTTTGACTTCATCATAAGTGTGATCAGAGCAAGTATGAGATCACGGGCAATGAGCAAGACGATAATCCAAACTGGAACAATGTCGCGAATCAAAAAGACAATCAGAATCGTCAAGATGTAGAGACGATCAATCGCTGGATCGGCTAACTCTCCAAAGCGAGATGTTTGATTCCAAGCTCTAGCTAACTTGCCATCAAAGTAATCGGTGGCTCCCCCGATAGCTAAAACTACGATTGCCCAACCATCAGCCTCTATAGAAAGAGTCAGATAAACAAAGAGTGGAATACCTAGAAAGCGCAGAAAAGTTAAAGCGTTTGGAATTGATAGAAGCGATGAATTCATTGCTTACTCTCGCTCTTTAACCCTGATCGCTACCTGCACTGGCGTGCCAGGAAAGGAGAACTCCTCACGCAATCTGCGTTCGATGAATCGACGATAGGAAGCCTCAATCCAGCCATTAGAAAAGACAACGAATTTGGGAGGTGCGATGCCAGCCTGGGTGGCGTAATAAACCTTTGGCTGCTTTCCGCCGCGAACTGGAGGCGGTGTTGCACCGATGAGGGCTCCGAGGAATGAGTTGAGCTTGGCCGTAGGCACTCGCTTCTCCCAACTATCAAGGGCGGTGCGAAGGGCAGGTGCCAGACGATCTCGGTGCCAACCAGTTTTGGCGGCCACGTTTACTCGCTGTGCCCATTCCACCTGATCCAGGTGGCGATCAATTTCACGGTCTAGCTGATCGCGGCGGTCCTCATCGACCAAGTCCCACTTGTTCATCACGATGACCATGGCTTTTCCAGCCTCTTCCACCATGGTGATGACTCGCAAATCTTGTTCAGTGATTGGCTCTGATGCATCCAACACAACAACTGCGACTTCACAAAGCTCTAACGCTGTCTGCGTGCGAAGAGATGCGTAATAATCAGTGCCTGATGCCTGGTTAGCCCGCTTTTTCAATCCCGCGGTGTCGATAAATCTCCAGATCGATCCACCAAATTCAATTAATTCATCTACTGGGTCTCTCGTTGTTCCTGCAACGTCATCAACGATTGATCTGTTCTCACCAGCTAGGGCATTTAGCAATGATGACTTACCAACATTAGGTCGGCCAATGAGTGCAACCTTGCGATAACCATCTTGTGTTTGCGCTCCGCCAACTTCAGGTAGCTCAGCAACAATATGGTCAAGTAGATCTCCAGAACCGCGACCATGAAGTGCTGACACGAAATATGGTTCACCAAGTCCTAGAGACCACAAGCCATGTGCTTCTGACTCTTCGCGCTCTCCATCAACTTTGTTGCCTATCAAAATCAGTGGCTTCTTAGCTTTGCGCAGATGTTGAACCAAAATGTCATCTTCATCCAATGCACCAACTTGTGCATCAACAACAAAAGCCAGCACATCAGCTTCTTGCATCGCAATTTCGGCGCCAGCACTTACTTGCACAGAGATACCGTCAGGTTTTGCTTCCCAACCGCCAGTGTCCATAATGATGAAACGACGACCGCCCCATTCGCATTCATACTGAACACGATCGCGTGTAACACCTGGTGTGTCCTCAACAATTGCCTCTCTGCGTCCTAAGAATCTGTTAATCAATGTTGATTTACCAACGTTAGGTCGACCAAGAATTGCAACGATAGGAAGCCCAAGAAGAGATCGTTGGCGAAGTAATTCCCAGATTCGCTCAACCGTTTCATCTAAATCTAGATTCGTTGAATCAACTTCAACTGCATCAAATGCCATAGCAAGCGGTGAAACCGTGCGGGTAGAGTCAATGGAATCGCGATTTTCCAGCGAACTCTTCACGTCAACAGATTTATCATCTGTTTCATTCTCGCGACGATAAGCGCGAGCATCTAAATCAGCTGTTAGATATATCTTTAAAGCTGCATCAGGAACAACTACCGTTCCTATATCGCGCCCCTCGACAACTATTCCGCGTGGAGCTTGGGCAATAATCTTGCGTTGGATGACGAGTAGTTCTTCGCGAATCTGTGGCATTGCACTTATGCGACTAACATTTTCTGTCACAGAAGTTCCGCGGATTGCATGGGTAATCTGTGTATCACCTGCAAATACATCTGGAGAATTCGGATCAGATACAAATCTAATCGGTGCGCTCTTGAGTGCCTTAAGAATTTCTGCAGCTTCAATACAGTTGTTCTCTAGAGCAACCCAAGTAACTGCGCGATAGAGCGCACCTGTATCTAAATAGTTCCAACCTGCGCGAATTGCGATTGCTTTAGATGTACTTGATTTACCTGCGCCACTCGGGCCATCAATTGCTACGACTATGCCCATGTGATGAGCCTACTTCTATTTACGGATCGGATGAACGTTCCACCCGATTGATGAGAGATGATTTGATAACTTCACTGCATCATCTGCAGAAAGTGCCAAAGTGATTAAAGCATTGAGCTGTCCTGGTGAGTGCTCGATTACTAAATCTTCAACGTTGACAGACATTGCGGCACATTCATTAAATATTGCGCCTAATTGACCTGGTTTATCGTCAATAACGATTGGAACGTAGGTGTATTCACGTGCTTTTCCACCGTGTTTACCTGGAATCAGATTTCGTCCATCACGTCCCTTGCGCATAATCACTGCAATTCTTTCTTCATCATCAACTGCATCAATCATTGCGCCAAGCTCGTTATGCAAATTTGTAAGTAGAGCCTTGACCTCTTGAGAATTTGAACTAATGATCTCTTTCCATAAATTCTCATCCGATGCTGCAATGCGAGTGGTGTCGCGAAGACCGGCTCCAGCTAGGTCTAGCCATTCAGGGGCCACGCCATGCAATGAGCCAGCCAAAAGGGTGGCCGTAATCTGTGGCAGATGGGAAACTCTGGCCACCGCTGCATCATGGGAAACCGCATCTAATTCCACGCAGGTCGCCCCGAGCAGTTGAATAAGCCATTTGACCTTGGCTACGGCTTCCGAATCACTTTGTGCATCCGGGGTGATGATCCAACTTCTAGAAAGAAAGAGATCGGCGCGAGCTGACTCTGCTCCCCCGACTTCGCGGCCGGCCATTGGGTGGGTGCCTACGAATTGCTTCAATGGGAGCTTTGATGCCTGAACCTTTTGTAGAGGTTCAACTTTAACGCTACAAACATCCATAAACGTTGAGTTTGGGTTTAGTTCATATTGCTCGTTTATCACCTGGGAAAGGGCTCTGAGAGGAGTTGCCAGAATAATTAGCTCCGGCTCGGCAATGCTGACTCCCCCTGTTAAATCCTGTGCCAAAGCCTGATTACGGCTATCCACGTCGATCATCTCAACAGCTATGTTTTTGGCTGCCAGAGCCAATCCGATGGAGGTGCCTATAAGGCCAGCCCCCACAATTCGAACTGAGCGCACCATTACTGGGCTATATCTCGGCGTAGGGCCACTGCCCCGTGTAGATAGATATGAGAAATCTCTTCATGGCTCTTGCTGCTCTCAACATGGAGCATCGCACGGATGACCATGGCTAAGGCCCCTGGCACATCAACCTCGACTGAGCCAATGAGTGGCACTGAGGCAAAACCGATTTCCCGACACGCAGCCGCCGGAAACGAGGCCGTTAAATCCGGGGTCGAAGTGAAAAAGACCGAGACAACATCGCTAGGTGTCAGGCTGTTAGCATCCAAAATCGCCTGGATCAGCTCTTTAACCCCTGTGGCTATTGCCTCTGGGGTATTTGCGCTCACTTGAGTGGCGCCACGTATAGCTCTGATCGACATGGGATAAGGGTACCTTTCTCGGTCACTTTTTCGCTTGATTTTGAATACTTCTAAGATTATTTAAGTATTTATCGATAAAACCTTTTTACGATATTTCCTTCAACTGATCCTCTATTCTCTCTACATACTCCTGAGATATTGAATATCGATTTATCGTTATTCAGAGCCTGACGTGAGCGGATAAAAAATCGATAAATATATATTTGCTTTCTATTTTATCGATATATAGATTAAACTGTATTTGGCCTATTATCGATTTGTAGTAAAGCCGTTAAAGCCCTAAAACGTTACGTAGATTTGTTAGTTCTCCCTCATTGAGGTTTCTCCAGCGTCCTTCTGGGGTGTCTCCCAATGAGATCGGCCCGAAGTTAGTACGGATCAGTCGAAGGACTTGCACATCAACTGCCTCCATTAGGCGGCGAATAATGTGGTACCTACCCTCGTGAATCGAGACCTCAAGCCAGGTCGGAGAGAGCTCTTTATAGGTCAAAACTCGGCCCATTCCATCCTCTAGTTCGATGCCTTTAAGGAGAATTTTGTCGATTCCAGTAGGCAGTTTTCCCTCGTGTTCGATGATGTAAGTCTTCTCCAGGCCAAAAGATGGGTGGGTAGCTCGAAACGTAAGGTCTCCATCATTGGTCAAAAGGATCAATCCTTCGGAGTCTTTATCCAAGCGCCCAACATGGAAAAGTCGCTCTTTTCGAAGATCAATAAAGTCACTGAGGGAAGGTCGTCCATCTGGGTCATACATGGTAGACAAAACGCCCTTTGGCTTATGAAGCACTAAATAAGACTTAGACAAAGAACGTGTAATTGTCTCACCATCTACCATGACTTGAACTAATTCAGGGTCGAATTTAGAACCCATCTCGCGAATCGTGATTCCATCGACTGAAACTCGGCCAGATTCAATTAGCTCATCTGCGCCTCGGCGGCTGGTAATACCCGCATCTGCAATTATCTTGTTAAGGCGCATTTGGCCCATGGCTATCCTCCCGACAGTCAGGGGTGAAGGATAGCGCGGAAGTTAATCAGTTAGCGAATCAAGGATTTCATCTAGCCCATCAAGGTTTGGCAGGTATGGAGCCAGGGCTGGAAGATCTTCCAGAGAGTTCAGTCCGAGGCGCTCCAAGAAGTAGCTCGTGGTCTTGTAAAGGATGGCGCCGCTCTCGTGCTCTATCCCGGACTCCTCGACTAAACCTCGGGTGATCAACGTTTTCATAACCGCTTCCACGTTCACGCCACGGATAGCTGAAACTCGAGCTCGGGAGACAGGTTGGCGGTAGGCAATGACGGAAAGGGTCTCAAGGGCCGCTTGGGTCAATCGATTTTGCTGGCCATCTAGGACGAACTTCTCAACGGCTGCGTGGTAGTCAGGGTTGCTATAGAAGCGCCATCCCCCGTTGATTTTACGCAAGGAAAATCCACGATCATCGTAGGTAGTTACCAGGTGAGCAAGGGCAGCTTCGACCTCTTCGACTGTCTTTTCAAGGACCTGAGCCAAGATGATCTCTGAAACCGGCTCATCTACGACCATCAGGATCGCCTCGATAGAACGCTCAACTTCTACATTAGACATTCGTACTACCTTCTGTCGGTTCGTCATCTTCTAAAACCACGGGGATATCAAACTCATCGGTCACTTCCACTTCCCCGGACTCAGATCCCGTCCAGGAGATCTGAAGCTCTCCAAGGGCCATGACCTGGTCAAAACGCAAAACGCCTTGGCGATAAAGATCGAGCAAGGCTAGGAATCTGGCAACAATGACCATGGTGTTTTCAGCATCTGAGACTAAATTTCTAAAGCTCATGGACTTCGATCTGCGCAAAGCCTCAACTACAACTCGAGACTCTTCAGCAACGCTGACCAATGCCAAGTGAAGATGCTCAACACTGACAATCGGTGCAACCTTAGGAGTCAGGACTCGTTCTGCGATAGCTGCAAAGCGCTGTGGTCCCACTCCGATTAACACCTCAGGAAGCAGCGCACTCAGGGTTGGATCCAGTGCGACAACACGTGGGAAGAACTTATCGGCAGTTGTTATGCGCTCGCTAAAGGTCGCTGCAATCTCTTTGAAGGCTCGGTACTGAAGCAGACGTGCAAAGAGAATATCTCGAGCCTCAAGAAGAGCTAGATCTTCCTCGTCATCAACTTCCCCACTTGGCAATAATCTTGCGGCCTTCAAATCTAACAAGGTTGCAGCCACAACTAGGAATTCGGTGGCCTGATCTAGACGCCAACCCTCTCCTGAGGCCTCCAAGGCCCTAATAAAGGCTATGAATTCATCGGTCACAAGGCTCAGAGATATCTCAGTGATATCCATTTTGTGGCGAGAAATAAGCTGTAGGAGCAGGTCGAAAGGACCATCGAAGTTATCGAGGTGGACGGAGAATGCGCCAGCTACGGCGTTCACATCCTTTGATTCCTCCAGAGATAAATCCATGGCGTCACCCTACTTCACAGTTGCTCCAGTTCTAGGTAGCGCGTAGGCTCGCGCTCACTTCACGGAAAAGAGGTTTGACGCTTGAACGCTAAATCGACAAAGCAGGAAGATGTAGCCACTACTGCAACTCTTCTGGGCAAGAAAGCGGGAAATATTCCAACACCGCCTGCGATCACCGAGCATGGAAATGCAAAGGTTGTCGCGATCTTCAACCAAAAAGGTGGAGTCGGCAAAACAACTACAACAATCAATCTTGGTGCTTCCCTTGCCGAGATGGGTCGTCGCGTTCTGCTTGTTGATTTTGATCCTCAAGGTGGTCTCTCTCTTGGTCTTGGTGTTAACGCCCACTCACTTCCGTTAGAACAAACTGTTTATTACGCACTCATGACGCCAACAGCCAATGTGGATTCAATCGTTCTCAAATCTGCAGTGCCAGGCCTTGATTTCTTGCCTGCAAACCGCGACCTTGGAACAGCTGAAACAACACTGGGCGCAGAAATTGGTGGTCAGCAATATCTCAAGCGCGCCCTTGGTTCACTGCGTGATTACTACGACGTCATTTTGATCGACTGCCAGCCAACAATGGGTCAGTTAACAATCAACGCACTTGTTGCAGCTGATGAAGTAATCGTTCCTTTG
This DNA window, taken from Candidatus Planktophila vernalis, encodes the following:
- the der gene encoding ribosome biogenesis GTPase Der, with the translated sequence MGIVVAIDGPSGAGKSSTSKAIAIRAGWNYLDTGALYRAVTWVALENNCIEAAEILKALKSAPIRFVSDPNSPDVFAGDTQITHAIRGTSVTENVSRISAMPQIREELLVIQRKIIAQAPRGIVVEGRDIGTVVVPDAALKIYLTADLDARAYRRENETDDKSVDVKSSLENRDSIDSTRTVSPLAMAFDAVEVDSTNLDLDETVERIWELLRQRSLLGLPIVAILGRPNVGKSTLINRFLGRREAIVEDTPGVTRDRVQYECEWGGRRFIIMDTGGWEAKPDGISVQVSAGAEIAMQEADVLAFVVDAQVGALDEDDILVQHLRKAKKPLILIGNKVDGEREESEAHGLWSLGLGEPYFVSALHGRGSGDLLDHIVAELPEVGGAQTQDGYRKVALIGRPNVGKSSLLNALAGENRSIVDDVAGTTRDPVDELIEFGGSIWRFIDTAGLKKRANQASGTDYYASLRTQTALELCEVAVVVLDASEPITEQDLRVITMVEEAGKAMVIVMNKWDLVDEDRRDQLDREIDRHLDQVEWAQRVNVAAKTGWHRDRLAPALRTALDSWEKRVPTAKLNSFLGALIGATPPPVRGGKQPKVYYATQAGIAPPKFVVFSNGWIEASYRRFIERRLREEFSFPGTPVQVAIRVKERE
- the scpB gene encoding SMC-Scp complex subunit ScpB, producing MSNVEVERSIEAILMVVDEPVSEIILAQVLEKTVEEVEAALAHLVTTYDDRGFSLRKINGGWRFYSNPDYHAAVEKFVLDGQQNRLTQAALETLSVIAYRQPVSRARVSAIRGVNVEAVMKTLITRGLVEESGIEHESGAILYKTTSYFLERLGLNSLEDLPALAPYLPNLDGLDEILDSLTD
- the aroH gene encoding chorismate mutase, giving the protein MSIRAIRGATQVSANTPEAIATGVKELIQAILDANSLTPSDVVSVFFTSTPDLTASFPAAACREIGFASVPLIGSVEVDVPGALAMVIRAMLHVESSKSHEEISHIYLHGAVALRRDIAQ
- a CDS encoding ParA family protein, with the translated sequence MNAKSTKQEDVATTATLLGKKAGNIPTPPAITEHGNAKVVAIFNQKGGVGKTTTTINLGASLAEMGRRVLLVDFDPQGGLSLGLGVNAHSLPLEQTVYYALMTPTANVDSIVLKSAVPGLDFLPANRDLGTAETTLGAEIGGQQYLKRALGSLRDYYDVILIDCQPTMGQLTINALVAADEVIVPLQCEYFALHGFIELKGNLDKVKNFLNPNLKLIGILATMYDKKTSHNRQVLERILEQFPQDVFETIIAKTIRFPETTVVGEPITTYATSSGGAASYRRLARELIARGGAR
- a CDS encoding prephenate dehydrogenase, with translation MVRSVRIVGAGLIGTSIGLALAAKNIAVEMIDVDSRNQALAQDLTGGVSIAEPELIILATPLRALSQVINEQYELNPNSTFMDVCSVKVEPLQKVQASKLPLKQFVGTHPMAGREVGGAESARADLFLSRSWIITPDAQSDSEAVAKVKWLIQLLGATCVELDAVSHDAAVARVSHLPQITATLLAGSLHGVAPEWLDLAGAGLRDTTRIAASDENLWKEIISSNSQEVKALLTNLHNELGAMIDAVDDEERIAVIMRKGRDGRNLIPGKHGGKAREYTYVPIVIDDKPGQLGAIFNECAAMSVNVEDLVIEHSPGQLNALITLALSADDAVKLSNHLSSIGWNVHPIRK
- a CDS encoding segregation and condensation protein A; this translates as MDLSLEESKDVNAVAGAFSVHLDNFDGPFDLLLQLISRHKMDITEISLSLVTDEFIAFIRALEASGEGWRLDQATEFLVVAATLLDLKAARLLPSGEVDDEEDLALLEARDILFARLLQYRAFKEIAATFSERITTADKFFPRVVALDPTLSALLPEVLIGVGPQRFAAIAERVLTPKVAPIVSVEHLHLALVSVAEESRVVVEALRRSKSMSFRNLVSDAENTMVIVARFLALLDLYRQGVLRFDQVMALGELQISWTGSESGEVEVTDEFDIPVVLEDDEPTEGSTNV
- a CDS encoding pseudouridine synthase, encoding MGQMRLNKIIADAGITSRRGADELIESGRVSVDGITIREMGSKFDPELVQVMVDGETITRSLSKSYLVLHKPKGVLSTMYDPDGRPSLSDFIDLRKERLFHVGRLDKDSEGLILLTNDGDLTFRATHPSFGLEKTYIIEHEGKLPTGIDKILLKGIELEDGMGRVLTYKELSPTWLEVSIHEGRYHIIRRLMEAVDVQVLRLIRTNFGPISLGDTPEGRWRNLNEGELTNLRNVLGL
- a CDS encoding CDP-alcohol phosphatidyltransferase family protein, whose product is MNSSLLSIPNALTFLRFLGIPLFVYLTLSIEADGWAIVVLAIGGATDYFDGKLARAWNQTSRFGELADPAIDRLYILTILIVFLIRDIVPVWIIVLLIARDLILALITLMMKSKGLAPFTVTYLGKAATFNLMYAFPFLLLAKSDSSLGTIAFVLGWSFAIWGIALYIATGISYGREGFSQMRGTRVINS